DNA sequence from the Ruminococcus albus 7 = DSM 20455 genome:
GATGCCCGTCCTGAACCGCGAAAAGAAGTATCTGAACACTGTTGGATATTTCTCAAATACGACCGTATTTCAATATGATCAGCAGCCGGAAACCGATGCCGATGAACTGCTGCGGCGAGTACATCTCCAGATGGCTGATGTACTTAATGCTTCACGCATACCTCTGGAGGAACTGGTAAAGGACGTTGCTGTTAAACGCACGACCAAAAAACGGCTGTTCAATGTCATTTATAGTTTTCAGGGAAAGAATTATTACGGCGGTCAGCGTAAGGAACAACTTCCGGATGCACAGGCAGAATTCTGTATTTTCTACAGTGAACGAAAGGCATCCACCGATTTTGCTATGACTTTTCATGTCATTGAAGAGGAAAACGGTATTCGATTCGGTATAGGATATCAAGGTATCTACATTTCAGGGGATACAGCAGAAAAAATGTTGGAACAGTATGTTAGTATATTGAGTGCGCTTTTGAAGAATGAACGGCTCTGTGCGGAAGATGTACGTCAGAATGTTCATCTGCGCCTTGCTGTTCCGGAACTCAATAAGCATACCGAAACCTCGGAAAATACCGCAACTATGCAGAAAATATACAGAATATGGGTTAAGGTACTGGGTGAGATCCCTTACGAACCTGAAAAACCGTTCTTTTCGCTGGGCGGAACATCCTTCCAGAGTTTTCAGGTTCTGGAGGAGCTCAATGCAGATTTCGGGATTCAGCTGTCTATAGCAGATTTCTTTCAATACAGTTCGATCGCTGAACTTGCCAATCTTGTCGATACACGCATCGGAACGACTTCTGACGGTTCTGATGCTTCAGATGAGATGGAGAGCCTTATGTTCTGATCGGATCTAAACCGAATATACAAATCCACAATATGTAGGAGAAAAAGGATATGTTATATCAAGATAAAATCGCAGTGATCGGGATGGGCGGAGTATTTCCCGGTGCTGATGGATTAGAAGAATTTCAAACCCAACTGGAAAAAGGAGTGGATTGCATCCGTCCTATACCCCGGACAAGACTGGATCTTGTCGGACTGCACGACCCGTCGCTATATGTTGAGCGCGGATATATAGATGACATCGCATCGTTTGATCATGAGTTCTTTGGTTATTCTAAAGGTGAAGCGGTCCTGCTAAATCCGTCTCACCGTATTGCGCTGCAAACTGCAGTCCACACAATGGAATATGCCGGTTACACCAGAAAGAAACTGCGTGATTCCAATACAGGTGTGATACTGGCTGTTGGGAATAACAGCTATCTGCAAACGTTGGGCGATACTTCCGGTGCTGCTTATAATGCCAATGAAGCAGGCATGGCAGCTGCACGTATTTCCGATTTTTACAAACTGCGCGGCAAGTCATATACGCTTGATACCACCTGTTCATCTTCCCTGATGGCTATACACCAGGGTGTTATGGAACTGGAATCCGGAGAGTGTGATCTTATCCTCTGCGGTGGTGTCAATATACAGATCGAACCATATACCAAAAAAGAATTTGAGAATACATCCTTTGGCATAATTGCAGATTCTTACCGAAGCAAGTCATTTGATTCACAGGCATCGGGCACAGGTGTGGGAGAAGGCTGCGCGATGGTACTGCTCAAACGAATGGAAGATGCTGTGCGGGACGGAGATCATATCTATGGTGTGATCCTTGGATCGGCTGCCAATCATAACGGCGGCAGATGCAACAGCCTTATTGCTCCGAGTTCTTCAGCACAGACCGAGTGTATCATACGTGCATGGGAACGCAGCGGCATTGATCCTGCGAAGATAGGCATGGCAGAAGCCCATGGTACCGGAACGAAGATCGGAGATCCCATCGAAATGAAAGGTTTGCAGGATGCCTTTGCTCATTTTGGGGTGATGAAAGAGCATAGCTGCGCCCTTACCGCAGTCAAAAGTAATATCGGACATCTTGGCATGGCAGCAGGAGCTGCTTCATTTATCAAAGCACTCATTGCCATATATGCTGAGAAGAAATATCCGCTGGTGCATTTTAAGCAGGGAAATCCTCAGATCGCATGGGAGCATTCAGTTGTTTATCCGTGCAGACAAACGGAGAAATGGAACGATGCGGAACGATATGCGTGTGTCAATTCATTGGGATTATGCGGTACGAATGTCCATATGGTCATAGGTAACGCACCAGAAAAACTTGAAAAGCCAAAACATCTCACAGAGAATATACTGAAACTAAGTGCATCATCACCTGAAACTCTGCGTGATTATGCAGCGGCATATGCAGGATTCATTGACACTCATCCTGATATATGTCCGACTTCATTGGCATTCTCAGCAAATACAGGACGGGATGATGCAAACTTCCGTACGGCATTTTCTTTCAGAGATCTGGAACAGCTTCGTAAAAAACTGTCAGAAGATATCGGAGGCTCCAAAACATCATTCAGTCAGTTTTATCTGCTTGTTGATGGCAGTGTTTCAGAAATGACGGTACTTGAACATCTTGCCGCGTGTGTACCGCAGATGGCACATCAGTTTGACTTGCTTAAAAAGGCACACAGCAGTCTGACACCTGACGGGACACAGCTGCTTCTGTATACGGCACTTGTGAACAGTTTCAAGGTAATGGGACTTAACTGTCGCGGTATCGTGGGAATACGCGGAGGACAGGCGATCGTGAATCTCATCAATGGCAAGATCACACCGGAACAGGCTGCAGATGGCGTTCGGGATATGTCAAAAAGCGATTTTGACCGCGAGAAATTTATGGCATTCGCTGAAAAAAAGACTGATGCACTGCTGATCGGATTTGGAAAAGACAGTGAGATGATGCGCCTTCTGGAAGGACATGAACGAATATTGCAAGTCACACAGGATGATCCGCTTTTACTGTTTGAAACGCTGTACTGCGGAGGCTTATATATCGACTGGGATGCATTTTATCACGAAAAATTGGAAAGAACATCAGTGCCGGCATATCCGTTTGCAAAGAAAAAATGCTGGCAGTATGTGAAAGCAGAAACTGTACAGTCAGCATCACTTGCAGAGGCAGAAGTTATGCAGAAAAGTAAAGATCCTGTAGAACAGTATGTGTACAGGCTTTTTATTGAAAACCTGAAACTGGATGATGTAGGACTTGAGGATGATTTCTTTGAACTTGGCGGAAATTCTATCATGTCACTTAAAATCATCCAGAAACTCAAGGAACGCTATGGCGATACCATAGAATTGGATGATCTTTATGAATACGCCACCATACGGGAGATCGCCGAACTTATAAAGGAACAGTCTGATGTATCGGTGCAGGCAGATGGCAAAGCACCTTCCGTCAATGATCCCTATCAAATGAAAAAAGCACCTGATATGGAGTATTATCCGGTATCGGATGCCCAGAAGCGTATGTGGATCATGACTATGACCAACAGCAGTGATACCGCTTACAATATGCCTGCTTGCATGGAGATCAATGGTAAACTGGATGTCAAGAGGTTCGTGGATGCTTTTGAACGTATCGCACAGATACATGAGAGTTTCCGTACAACATTTCATCAGGTGGAGGGCAGTGTTTTACAGAAGATCGAGGATTCAGCACATTTCAAGGTGGAACTTCTCGATGATCCTGAACTGGATGTCCGTACACTAATCCGACCGTTTGATCTTGAGCATGGTCCGTTGATGCGTGTTGTGCTTATCAGGCGTGGGCAAGATAGGTATACAGCATTTCTGGACATTCATCATATCATAGGTGACGGGACTTCTATGGGGATCATGTTGAGGGATTTCCTGGATCTGTATCAAGGACATGAGGTGAAAGAACCTCCATACAATTACCGCGACTTTACCCTCTGGCAAAATGAATTCAAACAGTCCGCATTCAAGCTGAAACAGGATGATTACTGGAGAGAAGAACTGCGGGATATAGTTAATTTTGAGTCTACACTGCCATTGGATTTCGATCGTCCGAAAGTTCGTACAAATGAAGGTGATCTCTATGAGATGGTATTTGATGCAGAGTTTACGAGAAGGCTCAAGCAATTTGCAGGTGATCAGAAATGCACTCTGAATATTCTGCTGTTGTCCGCGCTGTTTCTGGTGCTGGGCAGATGCAATCATCAGGATACTGTTGTGATAGGTATGCCTATCTCAGGCAGACACGGTGATGATCAGCATCGTATAATCGGAATGTTTGTGAATATGCTCATTATCAAGATTCATCTGGATCCGGATATGTCATATCTTCAAATGCTGGATTCACTTAAAAGGAAAGCATTCCGTGCATACGAGAATCAGGATTCACAATTCAATGATGTAACAGAGATGATGGAATTTGAGCGCGAAGCCAACAAAAATCCATTCTTTGATCTGGTATTTGCATTGCAGGAGATCGATATCCCGCGTCTGGAATTGCCTGAACTGACATTCACTTCACAAAATCTGGATATGTCCTCGAAATTTGATCTGGTTTGTACCGCTTATGGAATGGGCGATGAGATCAGACTTTCGATGCGCTACTGGATCCGTATTTTCAAGGAGGAGACCGTTAAGCAGATCATGCAGGATTTCCGAGAAATCCTCGGTGAGATCCTGGATTCACCGGACAGAAAACTGTCCGTGATCGGAATGCGGAGCATGGAGAAGCTGCAGAAGGACACCACTTTTGATGAGATCAATTTTTCATTTGATTAAACCATTCAAATGATCCGGAGGTATTACATGAAACATTTATATGAACAAGAGGTACTGCTTTCTGATCCCGGCCTTCAGGATGAGATCAGTTTCTGGGAAGAGCAGTTTAAAGGTGAATGGGAACTGTCGGAGATAAGGGCAGAAGCAAACGAAAACGAAATGGGTTTCCGTGAGATCCGTTTTGAACTTGAAGCGAAAGCTGCTCAGCGTCTTCACGAGATATGCAGAGGATCGGCACAGGCAGAATATATTGTTTTTCTGAGTATTGTATCTGTGCTGGTTTCACGCTATACAGCGCTCCCGGATGCGGCATTCAGTGTCCCTCTGATGACACATGATCCAGATCAGATAAACGATTATCTGCTGCTGCATACGGAGATCGATCCCACGGATACGCTTAAATCACTGCTTAAACGCGTCACAGCCAATATTAAAGAGCTGTACGCACATCAGAATGCACCACTGCTGGCACTTCTGAAAAGAAACGGACGCATCAGCAGCAGCGAATATGTTATGAAGATCTGTGTGTGCAGTGAATTGCTGCAGGATAAAGGGATCTTTGAAAAACATGGATGCGGGGTAGGTTTTTCGATACTGACGAAGGATCATAATACGACAGCGGGTATCACTTATCGCAAGGATTTGTATCCTCAGTCCATGATGGATACAATGGCAGATGTTTTGCAGGATCTTTGCTGTGAGATGATCATGCATCCTGATCAGCGTGTGAAGGATCTCCGACTGCTGGGAGATGAAAAAATCACAGACAGTATGTTCTGGGGTGAGCAGTTTCAGTATGAACCTGTCGGATTTTTGCAAAAATTCCGTGAACACGTACAGGCACATCCAGAAAAAAATGCTTTGATAGACGATACCTGCAGCTATACATACGAAAAGTTGGACCGATTTTCAAATCAGATCGCTCATTTTGTTAAAAACTATGCTTCGGGACAAACGGAGGAGCGCGTTGGTATACTGATAGAAAACTCCGTGCTGCAGGCGGCTGCTGTACTGGGTGTCATGAAATCCGGATGCGTATATGTGCCGATCGATGTCAAGCTGCCTTTTGACCGTATAAGAGTCATGCTGGAGGATGCATCGATCTCTGTAGTCCTTACTACCTCACGCTATCTGGATATGGTGAATAAACTTCAGTGGGAGTGCAGTACGTTCCGTACGTATGCTTGCCTTGACCGCGATGATCTGTACGAACTGGAGGAGATCCACTCCAATCCGCTTATGAACAAGAACATATGGAATATAGTTGCCCGCAGTGCACAGGACAGCATAGGGCAAGGCGGATGGACAAGTTCCTACACAGGTGAATTGTTCTCCGAACAGGAGATGAACGAATACAGTGAGAATACTGTACGAAAACTGATCCCTTATCTCACAAAGGATACCCGTGTGCTTGAGATCGGCTGTGCATCAGGACTGACAATGTTCCGTATCGCTCCGTATGTCTGCTATTATTACGGTACTGATCTTTCGGAAGAAACCATTCGTAAAAATCTTGAATATATCGAACAGGAGAAAATATCCAATATCGGGCTGGAAGCAGTGCCTGCTGATCTTATCGGTCAGATAGCGCAGAAGGACTTTGATATAGTGATCATCAACAGTGTGATCCAGTGTTTCAATGGATATAATTATCTGCGAAAGGTTTTGAAACAAGCTGTTTCCCGCATGAAACCCAAGGGGATACTGTATCTGGGAGACTTGATGGATCAGGACAGAAAGGCGGCGCTGATAGACTCTCTGAAAGCATATCAGAAGATCGAT
Encoded proteins:
- a CDS encoding condensation domain-containing protein yields the protein MLYQDKIAVIGMGGVFPGADGLEEFQTQLEKGVDCIRPIPRTRLDLVGLHDPSLYVERGYIDDIASFDHEFFGYSKGEAVLLNPSHRIALQTAVHTMEYAGYTRKKLRDSNTGVILAVGNNSYLQTLGDTSGAAYNANEAGMAAARISDFYKLRGKSYTLDTTCSSSLMAIHQGVMELESGECDLILCGGVNIQIEPYTKKEFENTSFGIIADSYRSKSFDSQASGTGVGEGCAMVLLKRMEDAVRDGDHIYGVILGSAANHNGGRCNSLIAPSSSAQTECIIRAWERSGIDPAKIGMAEAHGTGTKIGDPIEMKGLQDAFAHFGVMKEHSCALTAVKSNIGHLGMAAGAASFIKALIAIYAEKKYPLVHFKQGNPQIAWEHSVVYPCRQTEKWNDAERYACVNSLGLCGTNVHMVIGNAPEKLEKPKHLTENILKLSASSPETLRDYAAAYAGFIDTHPDICPTSLAFSANTGRDDANFRTAFSFRDLEQLRKKLSEDIGGSKTSFSQFYLLVDGSVSEMTVLEHLAACVPQMAHQFDLLKKAHSSLTPDGTQLLLYTALVNSFKVMGLNCRGIVGIRGGQAIVNLINGKITPEQAADGVRDMSKSDFDREKFMAFAEKKTDALLIGFGKDSEMMRLLEGHERILQVTQDDPLLLFETLYCGGLYIDWDAFYHEKLERTSVPAYPFAKKKCWQYVKAETVQSASLAEAEVMQKSKDPVEQYVYRLFIENLKLDDVGLEDDFFELGGNSIMSLKIIQKLKERYGDTIELDDLYEYATIREIAELIKEQSDVSVQADGKAPSVNDPYQMKKAPDMEYYPVSDAQKRMWIMTMTNSSDTAYNMPACMEINGKLDVKRFVDAFERIAQIHESFRTTFHQVEGSVLQKIEDSAHFKVELLDDPELDVRTLIRPFDLEHGPLMRVVLIRRGQDRYTAFLDIHHIIGDGTSMGIMLRDFLDLYQGHEVKEPPYNYRDFTLWQNEFKQSAFKLKQDDYWREELRDIVNFESTLPLDFDRPKVRTNEGDLYEMVFDAEFTRRLKQFAGDQKCTLNILLLSALFLVLGRCNHQDTVVIGMPISGRHGDDQHRIIGMFVNMLIIKIHLDPDMSYLQMLDSLKRKAFRAYENQDSQFNDVTEMMEFEREANKNPFFDLVFALQEIDIPRLELPELTFTSQNLDMSSKFDLVCTAYGMGDEIRLSMRYWIRIFKEETVKQIMQDFREILGEILDSPDRKLSVIGMRSMEKLQKDTTFDEINFSFD
- a CDS encoding AMP-binding protein, translated to MKHLYEQEVLLSDPGLQDEISFWEEQFKGEWELSEIRAEANENEMGFREIRFELEAKAAQRLHEICRGSAQAEYIVFLSIVSVLVSRYTALPDAAFSVPLMTHDPDQINDYLLLHTEIDPTDTLKSLLKRVTANIKELYAHQNAPLLALLKRNGRISSSEYVMKICVCSELLQDKGIFEKHGCGVGFSILTKDHNTTAGITYRKDLYPQSMMDTMADVLQDLCCEMIMHPDQRVKDLRLLGDEKITDSMFWGEQFQYEPVGFLQKFREHVQAHPEKNALIDDTCSYTYEKLDRFSNQIAHFVKNYASGQTEERVGILIENSVLQAAAVLGVMKSGCVYVPIDVKLPFDRIRVMLEDASISVVLTTSRYLDMVNKLQWECSTFRTYACLDRDDLYELEEIHSNPLMNKNIWNIVARSAQDSIGQGGWTSSYTGELFSEQEMNEYSENTVRKLIPYLTKDTRVLEIGCASGLTMFRIAPYVCYYYGTDLSEETIRKNLEYIEQEKISNIGLEAVPADLIGQIAQKDFDIVIINSVIQCFNGYNYLRKVLKQAVSRMKPKGILYLGDLMDQDRKAALIDSLKAYQKIDPSAKTDWSEELFISADFLRDLRFEMPVITQVDTSDKYYTIENELTMFRFDAILHIDQNNTSIPAGTKTRNQFGIGEILSEDPMAPETLPELDATAYMIYTSGTTGLPKGVMLSHRSLENLCVYSREAFAMHEDNRMTRYANFAFDASVWELLPSLYAGGTVFVLPDSLRYDMKRLSAFFADHQITHSFLPTQVAEQFMELDHTSLQCLLVGGDKLTNIHRVPYRVFNNYGPAENTVVSTTYRIRGDEQIIPIGRPIFNTGVIVTDCFGHLLPMGAVGELCCLGRGVAKGYLNNETEMKKRFVRWNSSDMICYKTGDRGRYLSDGNLEFLGRIDRQVKIRGYRIEMEEIPSTLQKSGYVKDIVVKALEDQTHNTYLAAYYVLKESCRDMDAELLKAYLLEHLPHYMVPEVWVKMDEIPLTANGKVNYQALPRPEVTRKLSQDKPRNEEEAYLCAVWKKILEREDIGIYDNFFDLGGNSLKAIMSISEMSDHCDLEIGDLFLYQTISELAAFLKKEGKIYGA